A single genomic interval of Aureliella helgolandensis harbors:
- a CDS encoding HlyD family secretion protein has product MTKRFPLLLLAISALLLLVFYSQWTPEAARVSGFIEADEIRLGSRVGGRVANVQVTEGQPVQAGEVLVELEPFDLLEREAQLEFSLAAAEADYKRFSNGFRDEEKAQAKSRFEQLQARLDLLAAGARQAEIEAARGRLSMAQVERKLAEQTFKRVEQLVLENAVSQQEVEAASEALEAAAANVVVRQQELNLLEAGTRKEELREAAARLEEAYQAWQLMEHGYRAEEIEQAQAARDAAQAALEAIRQQKEELNIKSPIDGSIESLDLQPGDMVAAGAPVLSMLDKDNLWVRAYVPQNRIGIKVGQTVRVTVDTYPDEPFTGTVSFVARQAEFTPNNVQTLEERSKQVFRFKVAIENRRDLLRPGMMADVWLEQAGGGE; this is encoded by the coding sequence ATGACAAAGCGATTTCCACTTCTACTGTTGGCCATCAGTGCCCTTCTACTTCTGGTCTTCTACAGTCAATGGACCCCAGAGGCGGCGCGAGTCTCGGGGTTCATCGAAGCCGACGAAATCCGGCTTGGTTCTCGTGTGGGCGGACGCGTCGCAAATGTTCAAGTCACAGAGGGGCAACCCGTTCAGGCTGGCGAAGTGCTGGTTGAGTTAGAACCGTTTGACCTGCTGGAGCGAGAAGCGCAACTGGAGTTTTCGCTGGCGGCTGCAGAGGCCGACTACAAGCGCTTTTCCAATGGATTCCGCGACGAGGAAAAGGCTCAAGCAAAATCCAGGTTCGAACAACTGCAGGCAAGGCTTGACCTGCTGGCTGCGGGAGCGCGACAGGCGGAAATTGAGGCTGCACGTGGGCGTTTATCAATGGCTCAAGTCGAAAGGAAGCTTGCCGAGCAAACGTTTAAGAGAGTCGAGCAGCTTGTCCTAGAGAATGCGGTGTCCCAACAAGAGGTTGAGGCCGCTAGCGAGGCCCTGGAGGCCGCAGCGGCCAATGTTGTCGTTCGACAGCAGGAGTTGAATCTACTCGAAGCGGGTACGCGTAAAGAAGAGCTGCGCGAAGCTGCAGCGCGCCTAGAGGAGGCGTATCAGGCTTGGCAATTGATGGAGCATGGTTACCGCGCCGAGGAGATAGAGCAGGCCCAAGCCGCTCGAGATGCAGCACAAGCCGCATTGGAAGCAATTCGTCAACAAAAGGAAGAGCTCAACATCAAGAGTCCTATTGATGGATCAATTGAATCGCTTGATCTGCAGCCAGGGGACATGGTGGCCGCGGGAGCGCCGGTGTTATCAATGTTGGACAAAGACAATCTCTGGGTGCGGGCCTATGTGCCCCAAAACCGCATTGGCATCAAAGTAGGGCAGACCGTTCGCGTTACCGTCGACACCTACCCTGACGAGCCGTTTACAGGCACGGTCTCGTTTGTTGCTCGCCAAGCTGAATTCACGCCTAACAATGTTCAGACGCTGGAGGAGCGATCCAAACAAGTTTTTCGCTTCAAAGTGGCCATTGAAAATCGACGAGACCTGCTCCGCCCGGGAATGATGGCCGATGTCTGGCTGGAGCAAGCAGGGGGAGGAGAATGA